One stretch of Enterobacter sp. RHBSTW-00994 DNA includes these proteins:
- the emrA gene encoding multidrug efflux MFS transporter periplasmic adaptor subunit EmrA, whose translation MSANAENTTPQQPATRKGKRKSILLLLTLLFIIIAVAYGIYWFLVLRHAEETDDAYVAGNQVQIMAQVSGSVTKVWADNTDFVQKGDVLVTLDPTDAQQAFEKAQTELASSVRQTRQLMINSKQLQASIDVQKTALAQAQSDLNRRVPLGTANLIGREELQHARDAVASAQAQLDVAIQQYNANQAMVLGTNLESQPAVKQAATEVRNAWLALQRTKIVSPMTGYVSRRSVQPGAQISPTTPLMAVVPANNLWVDANFKETQLAHMRIGQSATVISDIYGDDVKYTGKVVGLDMGTGSAFSLLPAQNATGNWIKVVQRLPVRIELDPKQLADHPLRIGLSTLVTVDTANRDGQILASQVRSSPAYESNAREISLDPVNKLIDDIVKANAG comes from the coding sequence ATGAGCGCAAATGCGGAGAACACAACCCCGCAGCAACCGGCCACCAGGAAGGGTAAACGCAAGAGCATCCTTCTTCTGCTGACCTTGCTCTTTATTATTATTGCTGTGGCATATGGGATCTATTGGTTTTTAGTCTTGCGTCATGCTGAAGAAACAGATGATGCATACGTGGCAGGGAACCAGGTGCAGATTATGGCGCAGGTGTCGGGCAGCGTGACGAAAGTCTGGGCTGACAATACCGACTTTGTGCAAAAAGGGGATGTTCTGGTCACGCTCGATCCGACCGATGCCCAACAGGCGTTTGAAAAAGCGCAGACGGAACTGGCGTCCAGTGTTCGTCAGACCCGTCAGTTAATGATTAACAGCAAACAGCTTCAGGCCAGCATCGATGTGCAGAAAACCGCACTGGCGCAGGCACAAAGCGACCTGAATCGTCGTGTCCCACTCGGAACCGCCAACCTGATTGGTCGTGAAGAGCTGCAACACGCCCGCGATGCTGTCGCCAGCGCACAGGCACAGCTTGATGTGGCGATCCAACAATACAACGCTAACCAGGCGATGGTGTTGGGGACTAATCTGGAAAGCCAGCCTGCCGTAAAACAGGCGGCAACCGAAGTACGTAACGCCTGGCTGGCGCTACAACGTACGAAGATTGTGAGCCCGATGACGGGTTACGTCTCGCGCCGTTCCGTCCAGCCAGGTGCGCAAATTAGCCCAACGACACCACTGATGGCGGTTGTTCCGGCCAACAATTTGTGGGTGGATGCTAACTTCAAAGAGACCCAGCTTGCCCACATGCGTATTGGCCAGAGCGCGACTGTGATCAGCGACATCTATGGTGACGATGTGAAGTACACGGGTAAAGTGGTCGGTCTTGATATGGGCACAGGCAGCGCGTTTTCTCTGTTGCCAGCACAAAACGCCACGGGTAACTGGATCAAAGTGGTTCAGCGTTTACCCGTACGTATTGAGCTGGATCCGAAACAGCTTGCCGACCACCCATTGCGCATCGGCTTATCTACACTGGTCACGGTGGATACCGCCAACCGCGATGGCCAGATCCTGGCAAGCCAGGTACGCAGTAGCCCGGCTTATGAGAGCAACGCCCGTGAAATTAGCCTCGATCCGGTCAATAAACTGATCGATGACATCGTGAAGGCAAACGCCGGTTAA
- the emrB gene encoding multidrug efflux MFS transporter permease subunit EmrB, which produces MQPQKPQKALEGAQLVIMTIALSLATFMQVLDSTIANVAIPTIAGNLGSSLSQGTWVITSFGVANAISIPITGWLAKRVGEVKLFLWSTVAFVIASWACGMSTSLTMLIFFRVIQGIVAGPLIPLSQSLLLNNYPPAKRSIALALWSMTVIVAPICGPILGGYISDNYHWGWIFFINVPIGALVVMLTLQSLRGRETRTEQRRIDGVGLALLILGIGSLQVMLDQGKELDWFASKEIIVLTIVAVVSLSFLIVWELTDDNPIVDLSLFKSRNFTIGCLCISLAYMLYFGAIVLLPQLLQEVYGYTATWAGLASAPVGLIPVLLSPIIGRFAHKLDMRRLVTFSFIMYAVCFYWRAYTFEPGMDFGASAWPQFIQGFAVACFFMPLTTITLSGLPPERMAAASSLSNFTRTLAGSIGTSITTTMWTNRESMHHAQLTEAVNPFNPNAQQMYSQLEGMGMTEQQASGWIAQQITNQGLIISANEIFWMSAGIFIILLGLVWFAKPPFGAGGGGGGAH; this is translated from the coding sequence ATGCAACCGCAAAAACCGCAAAAAGCGCTGGAGGGCGCGCAACTGGTCATTATGACCATCGCGCTTTCACTGGCGACATTTATGCAGGTGCTGGACTCCACCATCGCAAACGTGGCGATCCCAACCATCGCCGGGAACCTTGGCTCATCACTGAGCCAGGGGACATGGGTAATCACCTCATTCGGCGTGGCGAATGCGATCTCCATTCCGATCACAGGCTGGCTGGCAAAGCGCGTCGGGGAAGTGAAGCTGTTCCTCTGGTCAACCGTGGCGTTTGTGATTGCCTCCTGGGCGTGTGGGATGTCCACCAGCCTGACAATGCTGATTTTCTTCCGCGTCATTCAGGGTATTGTTGCCGGACCGTTGATTCCACTGTCACAGAGTTTGCTGCTGAACAACTATCCACCCGCTAAACGCTCTATCGCGCTGGCGCTGTGGTCAATGACCGTGATTGTCGCGCCGATTTGTGGACCTATCTTAGGCGGCTATATTAGCGATAATTATCACTGGGGCTGGATCTTCTTCATCAACGTACCGATTGGTGCGCTCGTGGTCATGCTGACGTTGCAGTCACTGCGTGGCAGAGAAACGCGAACGGAGCAACGGCGCATTGATGGCGTTGGATTGGCGTTATTGATCCTCGGTATCGGTAGCCTCCAGGTGATGCTCGATCAGGGTAAAGAGCTGGACTGGTTTGCCTCGAAAGAGATCATCGTCCTGACGATAGTCGCGGTGGTATCGCTCAGCTTCCTGATTGTCTGGGAACTGACTGACGATAATCCGATAGTCGACCTGTCGCTGTTTAAGTCGCGAAACTTCACCATAGGCTGCTTGTGTATCAGCCTTGCCTATATGCTCTACTTCGGTGCGATAGTTCTGTTGCCACAGCTGTTGCAGGAGGTATACGGCTACACCGCAACCTGGGCAGGTTTGGCCTCTGCGCCAGTTGGCTTGATTCCAGTCCTGCTGTCGCCGATTATCGGTCGTTTCGCCCATAAACTCGATATGCGTCGGCTGGTGACGTTCAGCTTCATTATGTATGCGGTGTGCTTTTACTGGCGTGCGTATACGTTCGAGCCGGGGATGGACTTTGGTGCTTCAGCGTGGCCACAGTTTATCCAGGGCTTTGCCGTGGCGTGCTTCTTTATGCCTCTGACCACCATCACGCTCTCTGGATTACCGCCAGAGAGAATGGCGGCTGCATCGAGCCTGTCGAACTTCACCCGTACCCTGGCAGGCTCCATCGGGACGTCGATCACCACCACCATGTGGACTAACCGTGAATCGATGCACCATGCGCAGCTCACTGAGGCGGTGAACCCCTTTAACCCGAATGCTCAGCAGATGTATAGCCAGCTTGAAGGGATGGGGATGACAGAACAGCAAGCATCCGGCTGGATTGCCCAGCAGATCACGAACCAGGGACTGATTATCTCCGCTAACGAGATTTTCTGGATGTCGGCAGGGATCTTTATCATCCTGCTGGGCCTGGTATGGTTTGCCAAACCACCGTTTGGTGCTGGCGGTGGCGGCGGTGGTGCGCACTAA
- the leuA gene encoding 2-isopropylmalate synthase encodes MLNNPAQKYQPYPPISLPDRRWPEQRIAHAPRWLSTDLRDGNQAQAEPMDSTRKLQFWDLLLRCQFKEIEVAFPSASQTDFNFVRQLIDENRIPDDVTIQVLTQAREDLILRTFESLQGAKHATIHLYNATAPLFRRLVFGMEKTEIIALATNATRFIRKLCEENPLTHWQYEYSPETFCFTEPEFALEICEAVAEIWQPCAERPMVINLPATVEVSTPNVYADQIEYFCRHFSRRKDVCISVHPHNDRGTGVASAELAVMAGADRVEGCLFGNGERTGNVCLITLAMNLYSQGISPGLDFSDMNAIVEVVESCNQLPVHPRHPWAGRLAYTAFSGSHQDAIKKGFDARKPGERWEMPYLPVDPQDIGCSYEAVIRVNSQSGKSGSAWLIEQNHGLKLPRALQQDFSQHVQQETDRHGKEMTQNALWQLFRSRYGLVAEPRFGLQTYRSESQHDGQLRLTASVATRGGTRHLEGQGNGLLSAAANGLSRWLDAPFVIKDYHEHSLGERSDSRSVAYIRCLFQDGSSRWGVGIDSDVARASLQALFNALS; translated from the coding sequence ATGCTGAACAATCCCGCACAAAAATATCAGCCCTACCCCCCCATTTCTCTGCCCGACCGTCGCTGGCCCGAACAACGGATCGCTCATGCGCCTCGCTGGCTGTCCACCGATTTACGCGATGGCAATCAGGCACAGGCCGAACCGATGGACAGTACCCGCAAGCTGCAATTCTGGGATCTGTTGCTGCGCTGTCAGTTCAAAGAGATCGAGGTGGCTTTCCCTTCCGCCTCACAGACTGATTTTAACTTTGTCCGTCAGTTGATTGACGAAAACCGCATTCCTGACGACGTTACTATCCAGGTATTAACCCAGGCGCGGGAAGACCTGATACTGCGTACCTTTGAATCACTGCAAGGGGCCAAACACGCCACCATCCACCTGTATAACGCGACGGCTCCCCTGTTCCGCCGCCTGGTGTTTGGGATGGAGAAGACAGAAATTATTGCGCTGGCGACAAACGCCACACGTTTTATCCGCAAGCTCTGCGAAGAGAACCCACTGACTCACTGGCAATACGAATACTCCCCGGAAACTTTCTGCTTCACCGAGCCGGAGTTTGCACTGGAGATTTGTGAAGCGGTGGCTGAAATCTGGCAACCCTGTGCCGAACGTCCGATGGTTATCAACTTACCGGCCACGGTGGAAGTGAGTACCCCCAACGTGTATGCCGATCAGATCGAGTATTTTTGCCGCCATTTTAGCCGCCGCAAAGATGTCTGCATCAGCGTGCATCCGCATAACGATCGGGGTACAGGCGTTGCCAGTGCGGAGCTGGCTGTTATGGCAGGAGCCGATCGGGTGGAAGGGTGTCTGTTTGGTAACGGCGAGCGCACGGGTAATGTCTGTCTGATCACGCTGGCAATGAACCTCTACAGCCAGGGCATCAGCCCGGGTCTTGATTTCAGCGATATGAATGCGATTGTCGAAGTGGTAGAGAGCTGTAACCAGCTGCCCGTGCATCCGCGCCATCCGTGGGCAGGCCGTCTGGCTTATACCGCATTTTCCGGTTCGCATCAGGATGCCATCAAAAAAGGTTTTGATGCCCGTAAGCCTGGCGAGCGCTGGGAGATGCCTTATCTGCCCGTGGATCCGCAGGATATCGGCTGCTCCTACGAAGCGGTGATCCGCGTTAATAGCCAGTCAGGGAAAAGCGGTAGCGCGTGGCTCATTGAACAAAATCATGGTCTGAAATTACCCCGCGCCCTGCAACAGGATTTTAGCCAGCATGTTCAGCAGGAAACGGATCGACACGGTAAAGAGATGACCCAAAATGCACTGTGGCAGTTGTTCCGCAGCCGCTATGGCCTGGTTGCCGAACCGCGCTTTGGGTTACAGACCTACCGCAGCGAAAGCCAGCATGACGGCCAGTTACGACTGACGGCAAGCGTTGCCACCCGCGGAGGTACTCGCCACCTTGAAGGTCAGGGGAATGGGCTGTTATCCGCAGCGGCAAATGGCCTGAGCCGATGGCTTGATGCTCCGTTTGTGATTAAGGATTACCACGAACATTCGTTAGGCGAACGTAGCGACAGCCGATCGGTCGCATATATCCGTTGTTTGTTTCAGGATGGGAGCAGCCGCTGGGGGGTCGGAATCGACAGTGACGTGGCGCGCGCCTCCCTTCAGGCACTGTTCAACGCGCTGAGTTAA